Genomic window (Thermodesulfovibrionales bacterium):
GGGGCCTTGCCGTACTTCATATCGGCAGCGGCTATGGCCCGTCCAACCCTCCTGAACATCTCTCCAGGGGTATCGACGATTTTTCCGTTTTCATCCTTCTTGAGATACCTCTTCTCGATAACCTTAACAGCATTCGGCGACAGATTCAGGTGCGATACTGCCATAATACCTCCCTATGATTGGCTTGTTTTCTCATAACAGGATGAATCTGATTTCTAAGTTTGAGATCCGTTTATATTGTATTGAATTTATACTTTCGAGTAATTAAACCACAATATATTGTGCCTGTCAATAGAAAAATGAGGGAAGACATAAGTCTTTGATTTGTCTATTCTTTTGTTGTGAATTCAGGTGTTAGCAGAATGTCAGGCCGGAAAAGCTAAGCAGAATCTTAACCCTAGACGATCCCCTTCTTCAATATGTCGTGTAGGTGGATGACACCCAGGGCACGGCCGTCGTCATCGGGGACGACAAGAGACGTGATGGCATGCCGCTCCATGATCGAGAGGGCCTTTGCCGCAAGCTCACTCCCTCCAATCGTCTTGGGTTTCTTTGTCATGACCTCTTCTGCTCTCATATCAAAGAGGGACTTTCCCCACTGCTCTATCCCTCGCCTCAGGTCGCCGTCGGTGACAACACCGAGGATCTTGCTCTCCGAATCCGTAACGAGGGTGATACCGAGCCGCTTGGACGATATCTCAACAACCGCCTCTATCATGGACGTGGCCGGAGATACGACGGGGAGGGCTTTACCGCTGTGCATAAGGTCCCTGACCTGAATGAAGAGCTTCTTTCCGAGGCTGCCGCCCGGATGAAAAAGGGCGAAGTCTTCCTCCTGAAATCCCCTCTTTGTGAGAAGGGCAACGGCAATGGCGTCGCCCATGGCCATTGCGGCTGTCGTAGAGGCCGTCGGCACGACTCCGAGAGGACATGCTTCCTCCTTTACAGATACATCAAGATTCACATCCGCTGTCTTTGAAAGGGTCGAATCGGGATTTCCTGTCATGGAGATGAGACTCACGTTGAAGCGCTTCAGAAACGGTATCAGGCCGACGAGCTCTTCGGTCTCACCGCTGTTTGAAATGGCCATAACCACATCATCGGCCGTGACCATCCCGAGGTCGCCATGACTTGCCTCAGCCGGATGAAGGGAGAAGGCAGGGGTACCTGTGGATGCGAGAGTCGCAGCGATCTTCTTGCCGACGAGCCCTGATTTGCCCATGCCCGTAACAACAACCCTGCCGAGGCTTCTGTAGATAATCTCCACAGCCTTCTCAAAATTGCTGTCGAGCCTCTCTCTCAGGGCAAGGACGGCATCCGCCTCTGCGCTGAGGACCTTCGCTGCTATGTGAAGAACGTCGTCCATACCATCTCTTCTCCTGCACTCAATTGTATCACATTCCGGCCCGTCTGTGGAAAACCGGACAATTCCACTTGTTAACAACGAACCTGACGAAGATGAAAAAGTCTTCATTCTGCTTTAATCATCTTTTCATTCTCAGGAACTAGACTTTTCTTAATGGATAGCACGGGATGTGGTGCTGATGAAAATCGTCCCGCAGGAGGTAACGGATATGTCACTCAGAGGATTTCGGCTGAAGAAGAACTCAACCCCCCATCTGGTGGATCACACAAGCCCATCACGTGAGCAAAAGAAGGAGACAAGGATGAAGAACAAGACTCTCGTCAATACCCTCCTGCTGGTTGCCGTGCTTATGGCGGCATCGATGAGCAACGCTTCCCAGTCAGGAGAAACGATGCCGCTGCCGGCTGGAGAACAGAGTTTCACCTATGATCCGGTAGCGTCACCTGTCCTGAGCACAGACCCTGCGCAGGCAAAGCCCATCGGCGTCGGGTCTGTTGCGAACGGTGGAGATACCTTCGATATTACGGTAGCTCTCGACAAACTTTCGGGGCCCGTCGATGTGGCCTTCGGCATCTATGCCTCGTCGATTAACCCTACAGAAGTCTTTTTCCTCGATTCCTCCTATTCCCTCAAGCCCTTCTCGAAGGCAGCAGTAGCGGTAGCGGCTGAGGACCAACAGTCAGGGAAGAGACCACATCCGATCAAGGTTAGAAAGCTTATTCTCTG
Coding sequences:
- a CDS encoding KpsF/GutQ family sugar-phosphate isomerase, whose product is MDDVLHIAAKVLSAEADAVLALRERLDSNFEKAVEIIYRSLGRVVVTGMGKSGLVGKKIAATLASTGTPAFSLHPAEASHGDLGMVTADDVVMAISNSGETEELVGLIPFLKRFNVSLISMTGNPDSTLSKTADVNLDVSVKEEACPLGVVPTASTTAAMAMGDAIAVALLTKRGFQEEDFALFHPGGSLGKKLFIQVRDLMHSGKALPVVSPATSMIEAVVEISSKRLGITLVTDSESKILGVVTDGDLRRGIEQWGKSLFDMRAEEVMTKKPKTIGGSELAAKALSIMERHAITSLVVPDDDGRALGVIHLHDILKKGIV